From one Phycodurus eques isolate BA_2022a chromosome 6, UOR_Pequ_1.1, whole genome shotgun sequence genomic stretch:
- the tmc6b gene encoding transmembrane channel-like protein 6b isoform X1, translating into MARNVNFDMGHPLIEAGLESPADEEGVHDSFHQLVAEQIHNEDLGEVFELQQPQKKLDEESRDYVANLSSPGPESSDWRNHGGLVGMQEDERETDPSTGERWSSATLKILSSMPSRTIGRSRGAIISQYYNRTMQLRRRKQSRPSIQDFSRSARPSIRGYGMETDNTHAEVNKRERLVNNLQNLSVSDRVRMLRAMPLCVAEKNELRRLALKKERRTLSGNQIPCCSRLKYYIIIAARQSWYSWLSFVHSLQLWQVALKRVSGRFGSGVLSYFVFLKTLLFFNIFLFLMTGLFMVLPQAVHPPALSNGRRSFTGLELFTGAGYFSDTVMYYGYYCNYTLRMSCSNESEQYMSVSNRTSLDCAKHLPYKMPLAYFFTIGMAFFVTCIILVYSMSKSFGQSFRIDKSHSILAMKAFCSWDFKVIKKSSVKLMSENICTQLKELLAEVTHQHSKNTLCQKLWRVAVHCLAWAICVASTTACVLCIYYFSEYMHRNLQESSRSVTKDPLLNEASLLALPVVVSCINLLLPIMFHLAAWMEDYESPSVRTYVAIGRNLMLKVSVLGVLCYHWLGRVAADPNSIGLKCWESFVGQELYRFLLMDFIFTLLNTLFGEFLWRLFSENVLKKNRKPVFDIAKNVLDLIYGQTLAWLGVLFTPLLPAVQILKLLLLFYIKKSSVMMNCQAPSRPYRVSQMTTIFITLLCFPAFLGASVCVTYTMWSITPSLSCGPFRELKTMFQAGKRWVEDLEKENPNLSVLARAHSYLVENPLFLFVGAGIFLIVIYFHSQVVDGQRKIIGLLQEQIENEGEDKKFLITRLQSIHEQRRTPSRRLTNQDSTC; encoded by the exons ATGGCTCGGAATGTTAACTTCGACATGGGCCACCCCCTCATTGAAGCTGGACTGGA GAGCCCAGCAGATGAGGAAGGTGTTCATGACTCATTCCACCAGCTGGTAGCAGAGCAGATTCACAACGAAGACCTGGGTGAAGTCTTCGAGCTGCAGCAACCACAGAAAAAACTTGATGAAGAGAGCCGAG ACTACGTGGCCAACCTGTCCAGCCCTGGACCAGAGAGCAGTGACTGGAGGAATCATGGTGGACTGGTAGGAATGCAGGAGGATGAAAGAGAAACGGACCCTTCCACTGGTGAACGTTGGTCGTCAGCCACCTTGAAGATCCTGTCTTCCATGCCCAGTCGCACCATTG GCCGCAGCAGGGGAGCCATTATCTCTCAGTACTACAACAGGACCATGCAACTTCGGAGGCGCAAGCAGAGCAGACCCTCCATCCAAGACTTCTCACGGTCGGCTAGACCAAGCATACGAGGTTACGGCATGGAGACAGACAATACACATGCAGAGG TAAATAAAAGGGAACGTCTGGTGAATAACTTGCAGAACCTGTCGGTTAGCGACAGAGTCAGGATGCTCCGGGCTATGCCTCTCTGTGTAGCAGAAAAGAATGAACTCAG AAGGCTAGCTTTGAAAAAGGAGAGACGCACTCTGTCTGGCAATCAGATCCCCTGCTGCAGTCGACTCAAATATTACATCATAATT GCTGCAAGACAGAGTTGGTACAGTTGGCTGTCCTTTGTGCACTCCCTCCAGCTGTGGCAAGTAGCACTTAAGCGTGTGAGCGGCCGTTTCGGCAGCGGGGTCCTCTCGTACTTCGTGTTTCTCAAGACCCTACTCTTCTTCAACATCTTCCTGTTTCTGATGACCGGTTTGTTCATGGTGCTTCCTCAGGCAGTGCACCCTCCAGCTCTGTCTAATGGCAGACGCTCTTTCACTGGACTGGAGCTTTTTACTGGAGCG GGATATTTCTCGGACACAGTGATGTACTATGGATACTACTGTAACTACACTCTGCGTATGAGCTGCAGCAACGAAAGTGAGCAGTATATGTCCGTGTCCAATAGAACCAGTCTGGACTGCGCGAAGCATCTGCCTTACAAGATGCCACTTGCCTATTTCTTTACTATAGGCATGGCCTTCTTCGTCACATGTATCATCCTTGTGTACAG CATGTCAAAGTCATTTGGTCAAAGCTTCCGAATTGACAAATCTCATAGCATCCTGGCCATGAAGGCTTTCTGCTCCTGGGACTTCAAGGTCATCAAAAAATCTTCAGTTAAACTCATGTCTGAGAATATCTGCACCCAGCTCAAG GAGCTGCTTGCAGAGGTGACTcatcaacattccaaaaacactcTGTGCCAGAAGTTGTGGAGAGTGGCGGTCCACTGTCTGGCGTGGGCTATCTGTGTTGCGAGCACTACAGCTTGTGTGCTCTGCATCTACTACTTCTCTGAATACATGCACCGG AACCTCCAGGAAAGCTCTCGCAGTGTGACCAAGGACCCCTTGCTGAACGAGGCCAGCCTGCTGGCTCTCCCTGTGGTGGTGTCTTGTATAAACTTGCTGCTGCCTATCATGTTCCACCTGGCGGCATGGATGGAGGACTATGAGTCACCATCTGTGCGCACATATGTTGCCATTGGCAG AAACTTGATGTTAAAAGTGAGTGTGCTTGGAGTACTCTGCTACCACTGGCTGGGTCGAGTGGCTGCTGATCCAAACAGTATTGGCCTGAAG TGCTGGGAGAGTTTTGTTGGCCAGGAACTTTATCGCTTCCTGTTAATGGATTTCATCTTCACTCTACTAAACACCTTGTTTGGAGAGTTTCTGTGGAG GTTGTTTTCAGAGAATGTGCTAAAGAAGAACAGGAAACCGGTGTTTGATATTGCCAAGAATGTTCTTGACCTCATCTATGGGCAAACGCTGGCCTG GCTGGGTGTTCTCTTCACTCCTCTGCTGCCTGCAGTGCAGATACTGAAACTCCTGCTGCTCTTTTACATTAAGAAG AGCAGTGTGATGATGAACTGTCAAGCCCCCAGTAGGCCGTACAGAGTCAGCCAGATGACCACCATCTTCATCACTCTCCTCTGCTTCCCCGCCTTCCTCGGGGCCTCGGTGTGTGTAACCTACACCATGTGGAG TATCACACCCTCCTTGTCATGTGGGCCCTTTCGTGAACTCAAAACAATGTTTCAGGCGGGAAAGCGTTGGGTGGAAGACCTCGAAAAGGAAAATCCCAATTTATCAGTGTTGGCCAGGGCTCATTCATATCTGGTGGAGAACCCTCTATTCCTGTTTGTGGGAGCAGGCATCTTCCT GATTGTCATCTATTTCCACAGTCAAGTTGTGGATGGTCAAAGGAAGATCATCGGCCTACTGCAAGAGCAAATAGAGAAT GAGGGAGAAGACAAGAAATTTCTCATCACTCGCCTGCAGTCCATCCATGAGCAGAGACGAACTCCCTCCCGGAGGCTCACAAACCAG gaTAGTACCTGCTGA
- the tmc6b gene encoding transmembrane channel-like protein 6b isoform X2: MARNVNFDMGHPLIEAGLESPADEEGVHDSFHQLVAEQIHNEDLGEVFELQQPQKKLDEESRDYVANLSSPGPESSDWRNHGGLVGMQEDERETDPSTGERWSSATLKILSSMPSRTIGRSRGAIISQYYNRTMQLRRRKQSRPSIQDFSRSARPSIRGYGMETDNTHAEVNKRERLVNNLQNLSVSDRVRMLRAMPLCVAEKNELRRLALKKERRTLSGNQIPCCSRLKYYIIIAARQSWYSWLSFVHSLQLWQVALKRVSGRFGSGVLSYFVFLKTLLFFNIFLFLMTGLFMVLPQAVHPPALSNGRRSFTGLELFTGAGYFSDTVMYYGYYCNYTLRMSCSNESEQYMSVSNRTSLDCAKHLPYKMPLAYFFTIGMAFFVTCIILVYSMSKSFGQSFRIDKSHSILAMKAFCSWDFKVIKKSSVKLMSENICTQLKELLAEVTHQHSKNTLCQKLWRVAVHCLAWAICVASTTACVLCIYYFSEYMHRNLQESSRSVTKDPLLNEASLLALPVVVSCINLLLPIMFHLAAWMEDYESPSVRTYVAIGRNLMLKVSVLGVLCYHWLGRVAADPNSIGLKCWESFVGQELYRFLLMDFIFTLLNTLFGEFLWRLFSENVLKKNRKPVFDIAKNVLDLIYGQTLAWLGVLFTPLLPAVQILKLLLLFYIKKSSVMMNCQAPSRPYRVSQMTTIFITLLCFPAFLGASVCVTYTMWSITPSLSCGPFRELKTMFQAGKRWVEDLEKENPNLSVLARAHSYLVENPLFLFVGAGIFLIVIYFHSQVVDGQRKIIGLLQEQIENVCQVVQYIRGGRRQEISHHSPAVHP; encoded by the exons ATGGCTCGGAATGTTAACTTCGACATGGGCCACCCCCTCATTGAAGCTGGACTGGA GAGCCCAGCAGATGAGGAAGGTGTTCATGACTCATTCCACCAGCTGGTAGCAGAGCAGATTCACAACGAAGACCTGGGTGAAGTCTTCGAGCTGCAGCAACCACAGAAAAAACTTGATGAAGAGAGCCGAG ACTACGTGGCCAACCTGTCCAGCCCTGGACCAGAGAGCAGTGACTGGAGGAATCATGGTGGACTGGTAGGAATGCAGGAGGATGAAAGAGAAACGGACCCTTCCACTGGTGAACGTTGGTCGTCAGCCACCTTGAAGATCCTGTCTTCCATGCCCAGTCGCACCATTG GCCGCAGCAGGGGAGCCATTATCTCTCAGTACTACAACAGGACCATGCAACTTCGGAGGCGCAAGCAGAGCAGACCCTCCATCCAAGACTTCTCACGGTCGGCTAGACCAAGCATACGAGGTTACGGCATGGAGACAGACAATACACATGCAGAGG TAAATAAAAGGGAACGTCTGGTGAATAACTTGCAGAACCTGTCGGTTAGCGACAGAGTCAGGATGCTCCGGGCTATGCCTCTCTGTGTAGCAGAAAAGAATGAACTCAG AAGGCTAGCTTTGAAAAAGGAGAGACGCACTCTGTCTGGCAATCAGATCCCCTGCTGCAGTCGACTCAAATATTACATCATAATT GCTGCAAGACAGAGTTGGTACAGTTGGCTGTCCTTTGTGCACTCCCTCCAGCTGTGGCAAGTAGCACTTAAGCGTGTGAGCGGCCGTTTCGGCAGCGGGGTCCTCTCGTACTTCGTGTTTCTCAAGACCCTACTCTTCTTCAACATCTTCCTGTTTCTGATGACCGGTTTGTTCATGGTGCTTCCTCAGGCAGTGCACCCTCCAGCTCTGTCTAATGGCAGACGCTCTTTCACTGGACTGGAGCTTTTTACTGGAGCG GGATATTTCTCGGACACAGTGATGTACTATGGATACTACTGTAACTACACTCTGCGTATGAGCTGCAGCAACGAAAGTGAGCAGTATATGTCCGTGTCCAATAGAACCAGTCTGGACTGCGCGAAGCATCTGCCTTACAAGATGCCACTTGCCTATTTCTTTACTATAGGCATGGCCTTCTTCGTCACATGTATCATCCTTGTGTACAG CATGTCAAAGTCATTTGGTCAAAGCTTCCGAATTGACAAATCTCATAGCATCCTGGCCATGAAGGCTTTCTGCTCCTGGGACTTCAAGGTCATCAAAAAATCTTCAGTTAAACTCATGTCTGAGAATATCTGCACCCAGCTCAAG GAGCTGCTTGCAGAGGTGACTcatcaacattccaaaaacactcTGTGCCAGAAGTTGTGGAGAGTGGCGGTCCACTGTCTGGCGTGGGCTATCTGTGTTGCGAGCACTACAGCTTGTGTGCTCTGCATCTACTACTTCTCTGAATACATGCACCGG AACCTCCAGGAAAGCTCTCGCAGTGTGACCAAGGACCCCTTGCTGAACGAGGCCAGCCTGCTGGCTCTCCCTGTGGTGGTGTCTTGTATAAACTTGCTGCTGCCTATCATGTTCCACCTGGCGGCATGGATGGAGGACTATGAGTCACCATCTGTGCGCACATATGTTGCCATTGGCAG AAACTTGATGTTAAAAGTGAGTGTGCTTGGAGTACTCTGCTACCACTGGCTGGGTCGAGTGGCTGCTGATCCAAACAGTATTGGCCTGAAG TGCTGGGAGAGTTTTGTTGGCCAGGAACTTTATCGCTTCCTGTTAATGGATTTCATCTTCACTCTACTAAACACCTTGTTTGGAGAGTTTCTGTGGAG GTTGTTTTCAGAGAATGTGCTAAAGAAGAACAGGAAACCGGTGTTTGATATTGCCAAGAATGTTCTTGACCTCATCTATGGGCAAACGCTGGCCTG GCTGGGTGTTCTCTTCACTCCTCTGCTGCCTGCAGTGCAGATACTGAAACTCCTGCTGCTCTTTTACATTAAGAAG AGCAGTGTGATGATGAACTGTCAAGCCCCCAGTAGGCCGTACAGAGTCAGCCAGATGACCACCATCTTCATCACTCTCCTCTGCTTCCCCGCCTTCCTCGGGGCCTCGGTGTGTGTAACCTACACCATGTGGAG TATCACACCCTCCTTGTCATGTGGGCCCTTTCGTGAACTCAAAACAATGTTTCAGGCGGGAAAGCGTTGGGTGGAAGACCTCGAAAAGGAAAATCCCAATTTATCAGTGTTGGCCAGGGCTCATTCATATCTGGTGGAGAACCCTCTATTCCTGTTTGTGGGAGCAGGCATCTTCCT GATTGTCATCTATTTCCACAGTCAAGTTGTGGATGGTCAAAGGAAGATCATCGGCCTACTGCAAGAGCAAATAGAGAATGTATGTCaagttgtacagtatattaggg GAGGGAGAAGACAAGAAATTTCTCATCACTCGCCTGCAGTCCATCCATGA
- the tmc6b gene encoding transmembrane channel-like protein 6b isoform X3 encodes MARNVNFDMGHPLIEAGLESPADEEGVHDSFHQLVAEQIHNEDLGEVFELQQPQKKLDEESRDYVANLSSPGPESSDWRNHGGLVGMQEDERETDPSTGERWSSATLKILSSMPSRTIGRSRGAIISQYYNRTMQLRRRKQSRPSIQDFSRSARPSIRGYGMETDNTHAEVNKRERLVNNLQNLSVSDRVRMLRAMPLCVAEKNELRRLALKKERRTLSGNQIPCCSRLKYYIIIAARQSWYSWLSFVHSLQLWQVALKRVSGRFGSGVLSYFVFLKTLLFFNIFLFLMTGLFMVLPQAVHPPALSNGRRSFTGLELFTGAGYFSDTVMYYGYYCNYTLRMSCSNESEQYMSVSNRTSLDCAKHLPYKMPLAYFFTIGMAFFVTCIILVYSMSKSFGQSFRIDKSHSILAMKAFCSWDFKVIKKSSVKLMSENICTQLKELLAEVTHQHSKNTLCQKLWRVAVHCLAWAICVASTTACVLCIYYFSEYMHRNLQESSRSVTKDPLLNEASLLALPVVVSCINLLLPIMFHLAAWMEDYESPSVRTYVAIGRNLMLKVSVLGVLCYHWLGRVAADPNSIGLKCWESFVGQELYRFLLMDFIFTLLNTLFGEFLWRLFSENVLKKNRKPVFDIAKNVLDLIYGQTLAWLGVLFTPLLPAVQILKLLLLFYIKKCDDELSSPQ; translated from the exons ATGGCTCGGAATGTTAACTTCGACATGGGCCACCCCCTCATTGAAGCTGGACTGGA GAGCCCAGCAGATGAGGAAGGTGTTCATGACTCATTCCACCAGCTGGTAGCAGAGCAGATTCACAACGAAGACCTGGGTGAAGTCTTCGAGCTGCAGCAACCACAGAAAAAACTTGATGAAGAGAGCCGAG ACTACGTGGCCAACCTGTCCAGCCCTGGACCAGAGAGCAGTGACTGGAGGAATCATGGTGGACTGGTAGGAATGCAGGAGGATGAAAGAGAAACGGACCCTTCCACTGGTGAACGTTGGTCGTCAGCCACCTTGAAGATCCTGTCTTCCATGCCCAGTCGCACCATTG GCCGCAGCAGGGGAGCCATTATCTCTCAGTACTACAACAGGACCATGCAACTTCGGAGGCGCAAGCAGAGCAGACCCTCCATCCAAGACTTCTCACGGTCGGCTAGACCAAGCATACGAGGTTACGGCATGGAGACAGACAATACACATGCAGAGG TAAATAAAAGGGAACGTCTGGTGAATAACTTGCAGAACCTGTCGGTTAGCGACAGAGTCAGGATGCTCCGGGCTATGCCTCTCTGTGTAGCAGAAAAGAATGAACTCAG AAGGCTAGCTTTGAAAAAGGAGAGACGCACTCTGTCTGGCAATCAGATCCCCTGCTGCAGTCGACTCAAATATTACATCATAATT GCTGCAAGACAGAGTTGGTACAGTTGGCTGTCCTTTGTGCACTCCCTCCAGCTGTGGCAAGTAGCACTTAAGCGTGTGAGCGGCCGTTTCGGCAGCGGGGTCCTCTCGTACTTCGTGTTTCTCAAGACCCTACTCTTCTTCAACATCTTCCTGTTTCTGATGACCGGTTTGTTCATGGTGCTTCCTCAGGCAGTGCACCCTCCAGCTCTGTCTAATGGCAGACGCTCTTTCACTGGACTGGAGCTTTTTACTGGAGCG GGATATTTCTCGGACACAGTGATGTACTATGGATACTACTGTAACTACACTCTGCGTATGAGCTGCAGCAACGAAAGTGAGCAGTATATGTCCGTGTCCAATAGAACCAGTCTGGACTGCGCGAAGCATCTGCCTTACAAGATGCCACTTGCCTATTTCTTTACTATAGGCATGGCCTTCTTCGTCACATGTATCATCCTTGTGTACAG CATGTCAAAGTCATTTGGTCAAAGCTTCCGAATTGACAAATCTCATAGCATCCTGGCCATGAAGGCTTTCTGCTCCTGGGACTTCAAGGTCATCAAAAAATCTTCAGTTAAACTCATGTCTGAGAATATCTGCACCCAGCTCAAG GAGCTGCTTGCAGAGGTGACTcatcaacattccaaaaacactcTGTGCCAGAAGTTGTGGAGAGTGGCGGTCCACTGTCTGGCGTGGGCTATCTGTGTTGCGAGCACTACAGCTTGTGTGCTCTGCATCTACTACTTCTCTGAATACATGCACCGG AACCTCCAGGAAAGCTCTCGCAGTGTGACCAAGGACCCCTTGCTGAACGAGGCCAGCCTGCTGGCTCTCCCTGTGGTGGTGTCTTGTATAAACTTGCTGCTGCCTATCATGTTCCACCTGGCGGCATGGATGGAGGACTATGAGTCACCATCTGTGCGCACATATGTTGCCATTGGCAG AAACTTGATGTTAAAAGTGAGTGTGCTTGGAGTACTCTGCTACCACTGGCTGGGTCGAGTGGCTGCTGATCCAAACAGTATTGGCCTGAAG TGCTGGGAGAGTTTTGTTGGCCAGGAACTTTATCGCTTCCTGTTAATGGATTTCATCTTCACTCTACTAAACACCTTGTTTGGAGAGTTTCTGTGGAG GTTGTTTTCAGAGAATGTGCTAAAGAAGAACAGGAAACCGGTGTTTGATATTGCCAAGAATGTTCTTGACCTCATCTATGGGCAAACGCTGGCCTG GCTGGGTGTTCTCTTCACTCCTCTGCTGCCTGCAGTGCAGATACTGAAACTCCTGCTGCTCTTTTACATTAAGAAG TGTGATGATGAACTGTCAAGCCCCCAGTAG